A window of Prolixibacter sp. SD074 contains these coding sequences:
- the uvrA gene encoding excinuclease ABC subunit UvrA: MLSEPNGYIEIKGARVHNLKNIDLKIPRSRFIVITGLSGSGKSSLAFDTLYAEGQRRYVESLSSYARQFLGRIDKPEVDYIKGIPPAIAIEQKVNTRNPRSTVGTSTEIYDYLKLLFARVGKTISPVSGKEVSRYQVTDVVDFILSHPDKTHVLVLSPLHVKKDRSLETEADLLRQQGFTRLEIDGEIHRIDDLLADSKTLKAKSDVYIVIDRIAVSQDEDTQSRAADSVQTAFYEGKGECVIKVMGDEIIAEHFSNRFEADGIEFEEPSMHMFSFNNPIGACPTCEGYGKIIGIDEDLVIPNKSLSIYNDAIACWKGEKMSEWKEQLLFNADKFDFPVHKPYYELTEEQRHLLWTGNRHFHGLNRFFKYLEEKAYKIQYRVMLSRYRGKTTCPDCRGTRLKKEAAYVKVAGKSIQELVITPVNELRKYFANIQLSGHEQEIASRLLTEINNRLSFLCDVGLGYLTLNRLSSTLSGGESQRINLAASLGSSLVGSMYILDEPSIGLHSRDTSRLINVLRKLQDLGNSVIVVEHDEEIIRSADEIIDIGPFAGMHGGEIVFQGNHKKLAKEGTSLTAKYLTGEEEIPIPAKRRSWNNFIEITGARENNLKGIDVKFPLNTMTVVTGVSGSGKSSLVKNILYPALVKYYGGYGERTGAHQKVDGDMHLLTGIEFVDQNPIGKSSRSNPVTYLKAYDEIRKLFADQQASKINGFKASHFSFNVDGGRCEECQGEGVIKVEMQFMADISLTCESCGGKRFKQDILEVRYHEKNIYDILEMTVNQAIGFFSEKAKTTEKRIVKKLIPLQDVGLGYLKLGQSSSTLSGGESQRIKLASFLAKEKDTPTLFVFDEPTTGLHFHDIRKLLDAFNALISRGHSIIIIEHNLDVIKSADWIIDLGPEGGDKGGKIIFEGTPEKLIGCKESYTGQYLKPKLHMK, from the coding sequence ATGCTTTCAGAACCTAATGGATACATCGAAATAAAAGGCGCTCGCGTCCATAATTTAAAGAACATTGATCTAAAAATTCCCCGTAGCCGATTCATTGTCATCACCGGACTTTCCGGTTCCGGGAAGTCTTCTCTGGCATTCGACACGCTTTATGCCGAAGGACAAAGACGGTACGTGGAGAGCCTTTCCAGTTATGCACGGCAATTTCTTGGTCGCATCGACAAACCCGAAGTCGATTACATCAAAGGAATACCGCCGGCTATTGCCATCGAACAGAAAGTAAATACAAGAAACCCAAGATCGACGGTAGGGACCTCTACGGAGATTTACGATTATTTGAAATTGCTTTTTGCCCGTGTGGGAAAAACAATTTCTCCCGTTTCCGGCAAAGAAGTTTCACGATATCAGGTAACCGATGTTGTCGATTTTATTTTATCACATCCGGATAAAACGCATGTACTTGTTTTATCGCCGCTTCATGTAAAAAAGGACCGCTCGCTTGAAACAGAAGCAGATTTGCTAAGGCAGCAGGGATTTACCCGCCTGGAAATTGATGGCGAAATTCATCGGATAGATGACCTGCTCGCCGATTCAAAGACGCTAAAGGCCAAAAGCGATGTTTATATCGTGATTGACAGGATTGCTGTTTCGCAAGACGAAGATACACAGAGCCGTGCAGCAGATTCTGTTCAAACGGCTTTTTACGAAGGGAAAGGCGAATGTGTCATCAAGGTGATGGGCGATGAAATCATAGCGGAGCATTTTTCTAACCGGTTCGAAGCAGATGGAATCGAGTTCGAAGAGCCGTCCATGCACATGTTCAGTTTCAACAATCCCATTGGTGCCTGTCCAACCTGCGAAGGTTACGGTAAAATAATCGGTATCGACGAAGATTTGGTGATCCCAAATAAATCGTTATCCATCTATAACGATGCGATTGCCTGCTGGAAAGGTGAGAAAATGAGTGAATGGAAAGAGCAATTGCTGTTCAATGCCGATAAATTCGACTTCCCGGTTCATAAGCCATATTACGAATTAACCGAAGAACAACGACACCTGCTTTGGACCGGGAACCGCCATTTTCATGGACTAAACCGGTTCTTCAAATACCTGGAAGAAAAAGCCTACAAAATCCAGTACCGCGTGATGTTGTCGCGCTACCGCGGAAAAACAACTTGCCCTGATTGTCGCGGGACCAGGCTGAAAAAGGAAGCAGCTTATGTAAAAGTAGCTGGGAAATCCATCCAGGAATTGGTCATAACGCCCGTCAATGAGTTGAGAAAATATTTTGCCAACATTCAACTGTCCGGGCACGAACAGGAAATTGCCAGCCGTTTACTTACCGAAATCAACAATCGTTTGAGTTTTCTTTGCGATGTAGGCCTGGGGTATCTCACGTTGAACCGGTTGTCCTCCACTCTTTCCGGAGGCGAATCGCAACGAATTAATCTGGCGGCCTCGCTGGGCAGCAGCCTGGTTGGTTCGATGTATATCCTCGATGAACCGTCCATCGGATTACATTCGCGTGATACCAGCCGCCTCATTAATGTTCTAAGAAAACTTCAGGATCTGGGTAATTCGGTGATTGTTGTGGAACACGACGAGGAAATTATCCGTTCGGCTGACGAAATCATCGACATTGGTCCATTCGCCGGAATGCACGGAGGAGAGATTGTATTCCAGGGAAACCACAAAAAACTAGCAAAAGAAGGGACCAGTCTTACAGCCAAATACCTAACCGGAGAAGAAGAAATTCCCATTCCTGCGAAGCGCCGTTCGTGGAATAATTTCATCGAAATAACCGGTGCCCGCGAAAATAACCTGAAAGGCATCGATGTGAAATTTCCGTTGAATACCATGACCGTTGTGACCGGTGTTAGTGGGTCGGGAAAATCATCTTTAGTAAAAAATATTCTATACCCAGCCCTGGTGAAATATTACGGTGGGTATGGCGAACGGACAGGAGCACACCAAAAGGTGGATGGCGACATGCATTTGTTGACCGGAATTGAATTTGTCGATCAGAATCCTATCGGGAAATCGTCCCGGTCCAATCCGGTAACCTACCTGAAGGCCTACGACGAAATCCGAAAACTCTTCGCCGACCAGCAGGCTTCCAAAATCAACGGATTCAAGGCCTCTCACTTTTCGTTTAATGTCGATGGCGGCCGTTGTGAAGAGTGCCAGGGCGAAGGTGTCATCAAGGTGGAAATGCAGTTCATGGCCGACATTTCGCTAACCTGTGAAAGTTGCGGGGGAAAACGTTTCAAACAGGATATCCTGGAAGTTCGCTACCACGAGAAAAACATCTATGATATCCTCGAAATGACCGTTAATCAGGCGATCGGATTTTTCAGTGAAAAGGCAAAAACCACTGAAAAGCGCATTGTGAAAAAACTGATTCCGCTTCAGGATGTTGGACTCGGCTACCTAAAATTAGGACAATCTTCCAGTACCTTATCCGGAGGTGAAAGTCAGCGAATCAAACTGGCTTCATTCCTGGCAAAGGAAAAAGATACACCTACCCTTTTTGTATTCGATGAACCCACTACCGGGCTCCATTTTCACGACATCCGCAAACTGCTGGATGCTTTCAACGCGTTGATATCAAGAGGACACAGCATTATTATTATTGAGCACAACCTGGATGTCATTAAATCGGCTGACTGGATCATCGATTTGGGACCGGAAGGTGGTGACAAAGGCGGAAAGATTATTTTTGAAGGAACTCCCGAAAAATTAATTGGCTGCAAAGAATCATACACCGGTCAATATTTAAAGCCGAAACTTCACATGAAATAA
- a CDS encoding MATE family efflux transporter: MPEKATRDLEQQKVGRLMWQYFVPAFIGVMMNALYNIVDRVFIGRGVSALALSGLSVIFPIMILVAAFGMLIGVGAGVRISINMGKKDYLQAEKVLGNGLSLMVIVSILVTVAGFTVKNPLLYLFGATSETIGYANDYLDIILLGTIFQVVGFSLNNIIRSEGNAKIAMHSMLLSAGTNLVLDPIFIFVLKMGVQGAAIATVISQVLLTLWVLRHFTGSKSIVKLHFLNLKLEPVIIFRILSVGMAPFAMQLAASLVQATFNTQLIRFGSDVAVGAMGIINSVVIMIIMSMIAINMALQPIVGFNYGARNFHRVKEAWFLAMKAATWIAIVSFVVVQVFPGEIVRLFNNENKELFNIGVKGLRIFTLMLPVVGYQVIVSSYFQSIGKAGIAMFLTLLRQVIVLTPLLFILPKFFDLTGVWMASPISDFVSACIVLFVTLREVKLLNRLQQGEAEEKNKPVNEIAK, translated from the coding sequence ATGCCCGAAAAAGCAACCAGGGATCTTGAACAGCAAAAAGTTGGCCGTTTGATGTGGCAATATTTCGTACCGGCATTTATTGGTGTGATGATGAATGCTTTGTACAATATTGTCGATCGGGTTTTTATCGGGCGGGGAGTAAGTGCTTTGGCGCTTTCCGGACTATCGGTCATTTTTCCCATCATGATTTTGGTGGCTGCTTTTGGCATGCTCATTGGTGTAGGAGCAGGTGTCCGGATTTCCATTAATATGGGAAAGAAAGATTATCTTCAGGCCGAAAAAGTGCTTGGAAATGGCCTTTCACTGATGGTCATCGTGTCGATACTGGTTACGGTGGCTGGTTTCACTGTGAAGAATCCATTGCTTTATTTATTTGGGGCAACTAGCGAAACCATCGGTTATGCGAACGATTATCTTGACATCATCCTGTTGGGTACCATTTTTCAAGTGGTCGGCTTTTCGTTAAACAATATTATCCGGTCCGAAGGAAATGCCAAAATTGCTATGCATTCCATGCTTCTTAGTGCCGGAACCAACCTGGTACTGGATCCTATTTTTATTTTTGTTCTGAAGATGGGGGTGCAGGGAGCTGCAATTGCCACCGTTATATCACAGGTTTTATTGACCTTGTGGGTCCTTCGTCATTTCACCGGCTCGAAATCCATTGTTAAGCTTCACTTTTTGAACCTGAAACTGGAACCGGTAATCATTTTTCGAATCTTATCCGTCGGAATGGCGCCGTTTGCCATGCAATTGGCAGCCAGTTTGGTGCAAGCTACCTTCAATACTCAATTGATTCGTTTTGGTTCGGATGTCGCAGTGGGGGCTATGGGAATCATCAATTCGGTGGTTATCATGATTATTATGTCGATGATTGCCATCAATATGGCCTTGCAACCAATCGTTGGTTTTAACTATGGGGCACGGAACTTCCACCGGGTGAAAGAGGCGTGGTTCCTGGCAATGAAGGCAGCCACATGGATTGCAATAGTATCTTTTGTTGTCGTTCAGGTCTTCCCGGGGGAAATCGTTCGGTTGTTTAATAACGAAAACAAAGAACTTTTTAATATTGGTGTAAAGGGACTGCGCATATTCACCCTGATGCTTCCGGTAGTTGGTTACCAGGTTATTGTTTCCAGCTATTTCCAAAGCATCGGCAAAGCTGGCATTGCAATGTTTCTTACTTTATTGCGGCAGGTCATCGTCCTCACGCCATTGCTTTTCATTTTACCGAAGTTTTTCGACCTGACCGGAGTTTGGATGGCCAGCCCGATTTCCGATTTCGTATCGGCCTGTATTGTACTTTTCGTCACCTTACGGGAAGTGAAGCTTCTGAACAGACTTCAACAGGGGGAAGCGGAAGAAAAGAATAAACCGGTCAATGAAATTGCTAAGTGA
- a CDS encoding HEAT repeat domain-containing protein: protein MGKEPQKKKILTNLQSEDPLMVIETIKELRETGNSSYIPVLVELLHSTDNPEIRQKIIRLLAELKYSDAIPRIVEAINNKRYASELKELVSICWENSLDFSPYLSLFVDLVIESEFMVAFEAFTVIENMVGEIDALYKNEQVEKLRAAKATAPAEKMSLLEDLERIIPEIPEQKEQQFEERKTSK from the coding sequence ATGGGAAAAGAGCCACAGAAAAAAAAGATATTGACCAACCTTCAATCAGAAGACCCATTAATGGTTATTGAGACGATAAAAGAGTTGAGAGAAACCGGTAATAGTAGTTATATTCCGGTGCTGGTTGAATTGCTTCATTCCACCGATAATCCGGAGATTAGACAAAAGATTATCCGGTTACTGGCGGAATTGAAATACAGCGATGCCATCCCACGTATTGTGGAAGCCATCAATAATAAGAGATATGCTTCCGAACTGAAAGAATTGGTTTCGATTTGCTGGGAAAACAGTCTTGATTTCAGTCCGTACCTGTCGCTGTTCGTCGACCTGGTTATCGAGTCTGAATTCATGGTTGCTTTCGAAGCCTTTACCGTTATTGAAAATATGGTAGGCGAAATTGATGCTTTGTACAAAAACGAACAGGTGGAGAAATTAAGGGCAGCCAAGGCAACTGCACCTGCTGAAAAAATGTCGCTGTTGGAGGATCTGGAAAGAATTATTCCGGAAATACCGGAACAAAAAGAACAACAATTCGAAGAAAGGAAAACATCAAAATAA
- a CDS encoding dihydroorotate dehydrogenase-like protein has translation MANLTTMYLGLNLKNPLVAGSSGLTNSIEKIVEMERNGVGAVVLKSLFEEQINNEVNVMLSKDLQNTAYPEAEDYIRAYLHDNTLHHYIELVKAAKEATTIPIIASINCVSGNQWIGFAREIEKAGADALEINAFIVPTDRKIKSEEIEERYLEILTEVKKVVNIPIAMKIGAQFSNLVSMVDRLYAHGATGVVMFNRFYEPDINLDKLAISAAEIFSTPADIRQSLRWVGIISGTQRRIDIAASTGIHDGEGLVKQLLAGATVGQVCSAMYVNGIPVVKEMVDYLEQFMKKWNFKSLDEFRGRLSYSNLPNPVLYERAQFMKYFSNNVNK, from the coding sequence ATGGCAAATCTTACCACAATGTATTTAGGGCTAAACCTGAAGAATCCTTTGGTAGCCGGAAGTTCGGGGCTCACCAATTCCATTGAGAAAATAGTTGAAATGGAAAGAAATGGTGTGGGAGCTGTAGTCCTGAAGTCTTTATTTGAGGAGCAAATTAATAACGAGGTAAACGTGATGCTTAGCAAGGATTTGCAGAATACTGCATATCCTGAAGCGGAGGATTATATCCGGGCCTATTTGCACGACAACACGCTGCATCATTATATCGAGCTGGTAAAAGCAGCTAAAGAAGCAACTACTATTCCGATTATTGCCAGCATTAACTGTGTTTCCGGAAACCAATGGATTGGCTTTGCCAGGGAGATTGAAAAAGCTGGTGCCGATGCATTGGAAATTAACGCATTTATAGTCCCGACTGATCGCAAAATAAAATCAGAAGAGATTGAAGAGCGTTATCTCGAAATTCTGACCGAAGTGAAAAAGGTGGTCAATATCCCGATAGCTATGAAAATCGGGGCGCAGTTCTCCAACCTGGTGAGCATGGTCGATCGGTTATATGCTCATGGGGCAACCGGTGTGGTGATGTTTAATCGTTTTTACGAGCCGGATATTAATCTGGATAAACTGGCTATATCTGCCGCAGAGATATTCAGTACACCAGCTGATATAAGGCAGTCACTTCGTTGGGTTGGAATTATTTCCGGTACACAGAGACGAATCGATATCGCCGCATCAACTGGTATTCACGATGGTGAAGGCCTCGTAAAACAGTTATTGGCCGGAGCTACAGTGGGACAGGTTTGTTCAGCCATGTATGTGAATGGCATCCCGGTAGTGAAAGAGATGGTGGACTACCTGGAACAATTCATGAAAAAATGGAATTTCAAGAGTCTGGACGAATTTCGTGGACGGTTGAGTTATTCCAACCTGCCGAACCCGGTACTTTACGAACGTGCTCAGTTTATGAAGTATTTCTCCAATAATGTAAATAAATAA
- a CDS encoding YggS family pyridoxal phosphate-dependent enzyme, with amino-acid sequence MSIAEHLIEIRNSLPENVKLVAVSKTKPNEDIMEAYQAGQRVFGENKVQELVWKYESLPKDIEWHMIGHLQRNKVKYIAPFVSLIHGADSFRLLKAIDKEGRKGNRVLRCLLQFHIAEEETKFGLSMEEAEEMLNSPEFKNLQFVRIDGVMGMATFTDVIDQVRREFRSLSTIFGQLKEKYFSDAPNFSEISMGMSGDYKLAVEEGSTMVRIGTNIFGERNYQNN; translated from the coding sequence ATGAGTATTGCTGAGCATCTGATTGAAATTCGGAATTCATTACCGGAGAATGTCAAATTGGTGGCTGTTTCCAAGACTAAACCTAATGAAGATATCATGGAAGCATATCAGGCGGGACAGCGGGTATTTGGAGAGAACAAAGTACAGGAACTCGTCTGGAAATATGAATCACTTCCCAAAGACATTGAGTGGCATATGATTGGGCATTTACAGCGCAATAAGGTAAAATACATTGCTCCTTTTGTTTCACTTATTCATGGTGCCGACAGTTTTCGTTTACTGAAAGCCATTGATAAAGAGGGCAGGAAGGGAAATCGGGTACTTCGGTGTTTGCTGCAGTTTCACATTGCTGAAGAAGAAACTAAATTTGGGTTGAGCATGGAAGAAGCCGAGGAGATGTTAAACTCACCGGAGTTTAAAAATCTACAATTTGTGAGGATTGATGGCGTGATGGGAATGGCTACTTTTACTGATGTTATAGATCAGGTCCGAAGAGAATTTAGAAGCCTTTCGACTATCTTTGGACAACTGAAAGAAAAGTATTTCAGTGATGCACCAAATTTCAGTGAAATTTCGATGGGAATGTCGGGCGATTATAAGTTAGCTGTTGAAGAAGGGAGTACCATGGTGCGCATAGGAACCAATATTTTCGGCGAGCGAAATTATCAGAATAACTGA